In the genome of Neisseria animaloris, one region contains:
- the rpsF gene encoding 30S ribosomal protein S6 yields MRHYEIVFIVHPDQSEQVPAMVERYKTMINEAGGKIHRLEDWGRRQLAYPINKIHKAHYVLMNIETTPEVVEELETAFRFNDAVLRHLTIKTKHAVTEASPMMKEEKSKNLLTGVAKEETETAEA; encoded by the coding sequence ATGCGTCATTATGAGATCGTGTTTATCGTTCATCCGGATCAAAGCGAGCAAGTGCCCGCAATGGTTGAACGTTACAAAACCATGATTAACGAAGCAGGCGGTAAAATCCACCGCTTGGAAGATTGGGGCCGCCGCCAACTGGCTTACCCGATTAATAAAATCCACAAAGCACACTATGTTTTGATGAACATCGAAACCACTCCCGAAGTGGTTGAAGAGCTGGAAACCGCTTTCCGCTTCAACGATGCCGTATTGCGTCATCTGACCATCAAAACCAAACATGCCGTTACCGAAGCTTCTCCGATGATGAAAGAAGAGAAGTCTAAAAACCTGCTGACAGGTGTGGCTAAAGAAGAAACCGAAACAGCCGAAGCGTAA
- a CDS encoding DMT family transporter, which translates to MPWFFLSLAILSEVFGSSMLKLSEGFSKPWPTAAMAVAFLCSFYFLSLSLKSIPLGTAYAVWAGVGLVLTCIISIVFFGQKADVAGIVGIGFILTGVLILNTLSGMVRH; encoded by the coding sequence ATGCCTTGGTTTTTCTTATCGTTGGCTATTTTGAGCGAAGTATTCGGCTCTTCCATGCTTAAGCTTAGTGAGGGCTTCAGCAAACCGTGGCCTACTGCAGCGATGGCGGTGGCTTTTCTATGTTCGTTTTATTTTTTGTCGTTGTCTTTGAAAAGCATTCCGCTCGGTACGGCATACGCGGTATGGGCGGGGGTAGGGCTGGTGCTGACGTGCATAATAAGCATAGTGTTTTTCGGACAAAAGGCAGATGTTGCGGGTATAGTAGGCATCGGGTTCATTTTAACGGGTGTGTTGATTTTGAATACTTTGTCCGGTATGGTTCGGCATTAG
- the ygfZ gene encoding CAF17-like 4Fe-4S cluster assembly/insertion protein YgfZ, which yields MQTRLPFFGIVRVSGDDRAAFLHGQLSNDIKNLQENQACYATYNTPKGRVIANMLVLNRGGDLLLAMAADLVEPVIKRLRMYVLRAKVVFEPLPDFAAACELGETAVPQAAESPALAFAAENRNGIWSLALPHQGRLNIGLAGYLPEYDASAENNWNVHEIESGYPWISAATTETAVAQMLNQHTIGGVHFKKGCYPGQEIIARAQYRGQVKRGLAVLTGTSLETAGVAVHSEGEEAGIIINSALTENGSISLAVIKFSAAEAVLTDADGNPLRQKKLFFNTEPQK from the coding sequence ATGCAAACCCGTCTGCCCTTTTTCGGCATCGTGCGCGTGAGCGGCGACGACCGCGCCGCTTTCTTGCACGGACAACTTTCCAACGACATCAAAAACTTACAAGAAAACCAAGCCTGCTATGCCACCTACAACACCCCCAAAGGCCGCGTAATCGCCAATATGCTCGTGCTGAACCGCGGCGGCGATTTGCTGCTTGCGATGGCCGCCGATTTGGTCGAACCCGTTATCAAACGCCTGCGCATGTATGTTTTACGGGCCAAAGTCGTGTTCGAACCATTGCCTGACTTTGCCGCAGCCTGCGAACTGGGCGAAACCGCCGTACCGCAAGCTGCCGAATCCCCCGCGCTGGCTTTTGCCGCCGAAAACCGTAACGGCATCTGGAGCCTCGCATTGCCCCATCAAGGCCGTCTGAATATCGGTTTGGCAGGCTATCTACCCGAATACGATGCCTCCGCCGAAAATAATTGGAATGTGCATGAAATCGAAAGCGGCTATCCGTGGATTTCCGCCGCCACTACCGAAACTGCCGTTGCCCAAATGCTCAACCAACACACTATCGGCGGCGTGCATTTCAAAAAAGGTTGCTATCCCGGGCAGGAAATCATCGCCCGCGCCCAATACCGCGGCCAAGTAAAACGCGGCTTGGCCGTCTTAACCGGCACTTCGCTCGAAACCGCCGGCGTTGCCGTTCACAGCGAAGGCGAGGAAGCCGGCATCATTATCAACAGCGCGTTAACCGAAAACGGCAGCATCAGCTTGGCCGTGATTAAATTTTCCGCCGCCGAAGCCGTCCTAACCGATGCCGACGGCAACCCGCTCCGGCAGAAAAAACTGTTTTTCAACACCGAACCCCAAAAATAA
- the priB gene encoding primosomal replication protein N — MNNLFNLTAQIAECGSLRYTPAGIPILEVILKHESWQHENGQQCLVKFEMAAKIIGKDALKWQHRQNVMVEVSGFLAQKSQRYPKPVLRIQNIQEYKG; from the coding sequence TTGAACAATCTTTTCAACCTTACCGCACAAATTGCCGAATGCGGCAGTTTAAGATACACCCCGGCAGGAATTCCTATACTGGAGGTGATATTGAAACATGAATCTTGGCAGCATGAAAACGGGCAGCAATGCTTGGTGAAATTTGAAATGGCAGCCAAGATTATCGGTAAGGATGCGCTAAAGTGGCAGCACCGGCAGAACGTAATGGTAGAAGTAAGCGGGTTTCTGGCACAAAAAAGCCAACGCTACCCCAAGCCGGTACTGCGGATACAGAACATTCAAGAATATAAAGGTTAA
- the miaA gene encoding tRNA (adenosine(37)-N6)-dimethylallyltransferase MiaA gives MNTPKAFALLGPTASGKTGLALKIAETLPVEIISLDSALVYRDMDIGTAKPTAAERAAVPHHLIDIISPLETYSAADFVNDCVRLTNEIHARGRLPLIVGGTMMYFHALTEGLNALPEADAGIRAALQAEKTEYGLPHLYRRLQTVDPQTAARLESADSQRIERALEVFILTGKPLSRHFAERQTYTPPLDLCTVALLPADRAELHAQIAKRFLTMLEHGFIDEVKRLQTAYPELTADMTSMRCVGYRQAWDYLTGAYDYDTFVEKGIASTRQLAKRQLTWLRKLPLAHSLDSYANSRYIQTASDLAKRHFALA, from the coding sequence ATGAACACCCCCAAAGCCTTTGCCCTGCTCGGCCCCACTGCCAGCGGCAAAACCGGTTTGGCTCTGAAAATCGCTGAAACCCTGCCGGTCGAAATCATCAGCCTCGATTCCGCCCTCGTTTACCGCGATATGGATATCGGCACCGCCAAGCCCACTGCCGCCGAACGCGCCGCCGTGCCGCACCATCTGATAGACATTATCTCTCCGTTGGAAACATACAGCGCAGCAGATTTCGTCAACGATTGCGTGCGCCTGACTAATGAAATCCACGCACGCGGCAGGCTGCCTTTAATCGTCGGCGGCACCATGATGTATTTCCATGCCCTGACCGAAGGGCTGAATGCCCTGCCCGAAGCCGATGCCGGAATCCGCGCCGCATTACAGGCAGAAAAAACCGAATATGGCTTGCCGCATCTGTACCGACGTCTGCAAACCGTCGACCCGCAAACCGCCGCACGCTTGGAATCTGCCGACAGCCAGCGTATCGAGCGTGCATTGGAAGTATTCATACTCACCGGCAAACCGTTAAGCCGGCACTTTGCCGAACGGCAAACCTATACTCCGCCGCTGGACTTATGCACCGTCGCCCTGCTTCCCGCCGACCGCGCCGAACTGCACGCACAAATCGCCAAACGCTTTCTCACCATGCTGGAACACGGCTTTATCGACGAAGTAAAACGGCTTCAGACGGCCTATCCCGAACTCACCGCCGACATGACTTCCATGCGTTGCGTCGGCTACCGGCAAGCATGGGACTATCTGACAGGCGCATACGATTACGATACTTTTGTCGAAAAAGGCATCGCCTCCACCCGTCAGCTTGCCAAGCGCCAGCTTACATGGCTGCGGAAACTCCCACTGGCACACAGCTTGGATTCGTATGCAAACAGCCGCTACATTCAGACGGCCTCAGATTTGGCCAAGCGGCATTTCGCCCTCGCTTAA
- the dinB gene encoding DNA polymerase IV, translating into MQTRKIIHIDMDAFYASVELREQPHLRGKPVVVAWNGPRSVICAASYEARQFGLRSAMSVATAKRLCPHAVYIPPNFELYREISRQIHGIFARYTDLIEPLSLDEAYLDVTRNFAGIAYASEVARRIRTEIFNETGLTASAGVASNKFLAKIASDWRKPNGQFVLPPQHVEAFLETLPLSKIPGVGKVTLQKMNALGMHTAGDLRRFGRGELLHHFGRYGYRLYDLARGNDERPVKPSRERLQISTEITLPEDLPLADTVKHLPHLADDLWKQIKRKNVLARSVTLKLKTVDFRIITRSLTYSSALPDAAALSEAAHTLVKRVPAQNENAFRLIGIGVGHLMPEGKQQTLWND; encoded by the coding sequence ATGCAAACGCGCAAAATCATCCATATCGATATGGACGCTTTCTACGCCTCGGTAGAATTGCGCGAACAGCCGCACCTGCGCGGCAAGCCTGTTGTGGTGGCGTGGAACGGCCCCCGTTCGGTTATTTGTGCGGCTTCGTATGAAGCGCGGCAATTCGGATTACGCTCGGCCATGTCGGTGGCAACGGCCAAACGGCTGTGTCCGCACGCTGTTTACATACCGCCGAACTTTGAGCTTTACCGTGAAATTTCACGCCAAATTCACGGTATTTTTGCACGCTATACCGATTTAATCGAACCGCTTTCGTTGGATGAAGCCTATCTTGACGTTACCCGCAATTTTGCCGGAATCGCTTATGCCAGCGAAGTTGCCCGTAGAATCCGCACGGAAATTTTCAATGAAACCGGCCTGACCGCTTCGGCAGGTGTTGCATCCAACAAATTCCTTGCCAAAATCGCTTCCGACTGGCGCAAACCTAACGGACAGTTTGTATTGCCGCCGCAGCATGTAGAGGCATTTTTGGAAACGCTCCCGCTTAGTAAAATCCCCGGCGTGGGCAAGGTAACGTTGCAGAAGATGAACGCCCTCGGCATGCACACGGCGGGCGATCTCCGCCGTTTCGGAAGAGGGGAACTGCTGCATCATTTCGGCCGTTACGGTTATCGTTTATATGATCTGGCGCGCGGCAACGATGAGCGGCCGGTAAAACCGAGCCGCGAGCGTTTGCAGATTTCTACCGAAATCACTCTGCCCGAAGATTTGCCGCTGGCAGATACGGTAAAACACCTGCCCCACTTGGCAGATGATTTGTGGAAACAAATCAAACGTAAAAACGTGCTGGCGCGTAGCGTTACCTTAAAACTGAAAACGGTTGATTTCCGTATCATTACCCGTTCGCTCACATATTCTTCGGCACTGCCTGATGCTGCGGCTTTATCGGAGGCCGCACACACGTTGGTTAAACGCGTACCTGCACAAAACGAAAATGCTTTCCGTCTCATCGGTATCGGTGTCGGACATTTAATGCCGGAAGGGAAACAGCAAACTTTATGGAACGATTAA
- a CDS encoding DUF4442 domain-containing protein produces MLRLRSRFHNAAQARFLLNLWPPLLFSGIRITELSPDFRHMKATLKNWPGTRNAHGTQFGGSLFAMTDVTYSVMLNGLMGKRYFVWDKSAHIDFIKPGRSAVYIECTLTDEMLQDIYKHTQTGDKYLPEMKVHIFDKHGDTVAIVTRVLYVRLKPAFRPKQQEN; encoded by the coding sequence ATGCTCCGACTCCGCTCCCGCTTCCATAATGCCGCCCAAGCCCGTTTTTTATTGAACCTGTGGCCACCGCTCCTCTTCAGCGGCATCCGCATCACCGAGCTTTCACCCGACTTCCGCCATATGAAAGCCACACTGAAAAACTGGCCGGGCACGCGCAACGCCCACGGTACGCAATTCGGCGGCAGCCTGTTCGCCATGACCGATGTTACTTATTCGGTGATGCTCAACGGCTTGATGGGAAAGCGTTATTTTGTGTGGGATAAATCTGCGCACATCGATTTCATCAAACCCGGCCGTAGCGCGGTTTATATCGAATGCACGCTCACCGACGAAATGCTGCAAGACATTTACAAACACACCCAAACCGGCGATAAATATCTGCCCGAAATGAAAGTGCACATCTTCGACAAACACGGAGACACCGTAGCGATTGTTACCCGGGTACTGTATGTGAGGCTGAAACCCGCATTCCGGCCGAAACAGCAAGAAAACTGA
- a CDS encoding ATP-binding protein, translating to MKPAKFLKLAASVLRRLDALLPPEAAEPDWKALAYRWQSIGRRGVLESLPQPHTFPLNRLAAVDMQTARLVRNTEQFLEGRPANNVLMTGARGTGKSSLVKALLHEYADRGLRLIEVDKTDLTSLPALLTLLEKRKEKYIVFCDDLSFESGDDTYKALKTALDGGLSQRCGNVLVYATSNRRHLMPEYSDENLAVTGGRGEVHPQEAVEEKVSLSDRFGLWLSFYPFDQNDYLQAVANWLDDYGLSFDETARQAALNWSLSRGSRSGRVAWQFACDWAGRLPEQRIVD from the coding sequence ATGAAACCCGCGAAATTTTTGAAACTGGCCGCTTCGGTGTTGCGTCGTTTGGATGCGCTGTTGCCGCCGGAGGCGGCGGAGCCGGACTGGAAAGCGTTGGCTTACCGTTGGCAGAGCATCGGTCGCCGCGGTGTGTTGGAAAGCCTGCCGCAGCCGCACACTTTCCCGTTGAACAGGCTGGCGGCGGTGGATATGCAGACGGCGCGGCTGGTGCGGAATACCGAGCAGTTTTTGGAAGGCCGTCCGGCCAATAACGTGTTGATGACCGGTGCGCGCGGTACGGGAAAATCTTCGTTGGTAAAGGCTTTGCTGCACGAATATGCGGATCGCGGCTTGCGCCTGATCGAGGTGGACAAAACCGATTTGACCAGTTTGCCTGCATTGCTGACGTTGCTGGAAAAGCGCAAAGAGAAATACATCGTTTTTTGCGACGATTTGTCGTTTGAGAGCGGCGACGATACTTACAAAGCCTTGAAAACCGCACTTGACGGCGGACTTTCGCAACGGTGCGGCAACGTGCTGGTGTACGCCACGTCCAATCGCCGCCATCTGATGCCCGAATATTCGGATGAAAATTTGGCGGTTACGGGCGGGCGCGGCGAAGTGCATCCACAAGAGGCGGTGGAAGAAAAAGTGTCGTTGTCCGACCGTTTCGGCTTGTGGTTGAGCTTTTATCCGTTCGACCAAAACGATTATCTGCAAGCGGTGGCAAACTGGTTGGACGATTACGGCCTGTCTTTTGACGAAACCGCCCGCCAAGCCGCATTGAACTGGTCGCTTTCGCGCGGCAGCCGTTCGGGGCGTGTGGCATGGCAGTTTGCCTGCGACTGGGCGGGCAGGTTGCCGGAGCAGAGGATTGTGGATTGA
- a CDS encoding AEC family transporter — protein sequence MFSILTITAPVFIIMGMGYFAMRFNFFTPVQINGMGKFIIHIGMPMLVFSAIATRPIAEVLNPVYMYGYALASLLAFTAGWLLSLKRGQNKVLAVLNGVGTGMSNTGFIGYPLLLMAIGAPAGVFFAMNALIENVLVVPLMFILIDFAKSDNAHIGRTLWQIFKNLMKNPIFIGLLVALVFAVGGIPVPAVLEKVSSMLASAASPLALFVIGAGLYGLEIRGSLKDIVVVTAGKLLMFPLLVVLCLWLFGADRDTVFTGALLASAPMASMYALFGHKYGFERQTAAAALFTTIVSFFSVSLVLLLWR from the coding sequence ATGTTCTCCATCCTTACCATCACTGCTCCCGTATTTATCATTATGGGCATGGGCTATTTCGCCATGCGCTTCAATTTTTTTACCCCCGTGCAGATTAACGGCATGGGTAAATTCATTATCCATATCGGTATGCCGATGCTGGTGTTTTCGGCGATTGCCACGCGTCCGATTGCCGAAGTGCTGAACCCCGTTTATATGTATGGCTATGCGCTCGCTTCGTTGTTGGCTTTTACGGCAGGTTGGCTGCTGAGTTTGAAACGTGGGCAGAATAAAGTGCTGGCAGTGCTTAACGGGGTGGGTACCGGTATGTCGAACACGGGCTTTATCGGCTACCCGTTATTGCTGATGGCTATAGGTGCGCCTGCCGGGGTATTTTTTGCCATGAATGCGTTGATTGAAAACGTGCTTGTGGTGCCTTTGATGTTTATTTTGATTGATTTTGCTAAAAGCGATAACGCACATATCGGCAGAACATTATGGCAGATATTCAAAAACTTGATGAAGAATCCGATTTTTATCGGCTTGCTGGTTGCTTTGGTGTTTGCCGTCGGCGGCATTCCCGTGCCTGCGGTGCTGGAGAAAGTCAGCTCCATGTTGGCTTCTGCGGCTTCTCCGCTGGCTCTGTTTGTGATCGGTGCGGGCTTGTACGGGTTGGAAATTCGCGGCAGTTTGAAAGATATTGTGGTGGTAACGGCGGGCAAGTTGTTGATGTTTCCGCTGCTGGTAGTGCTTTGCTTGTGGCTTTTCGGAGCGGATAGGGACACGGTTTTCACGGGAGCGTTATTGGCCAGTGCACCGATGGCAAGCATGTACGCTTTGTTTGGACATAAATACGGTTTTGAACGGCAAACCGCGGCGGCGGCATTGTTTACAACCATTGTGTCGTTCTTTTCGGTATCGTTGGTTTTGCTGCTGTGGCGTTAG
- the radA gene encoding DNA repair protein RadA, producing MAKAPKTVYQCSECGGTTPKWQGKCPHCGEWNTLQESLAAPEPKNVRFQSWAADTAQVQDLSKVTATEVPREPTGMGELDRVLGGGLVSGAVILLGGDPGIGKSTLLLQTIAMMAKNRKVLYVSGEESAQQVALRAQRLGLQSEGVNLLAEIRMEAIQTALKQHEPAVVVIDSIQTMYSDQITSAPGSVSQVRECAAQLTRIAKQMGIAMILVGHVTKDGAIAGPRVLEHMVDTVLYFEGDQHSNYRMIRAIKNRFGAANELGVFAMTEHGLKGVSNPSAIFLASYRDDVPGSCVLVTQEGSRPLLVEIQALVDDAHGFTPKRLTVGLEQNRLAMLLAVLNRHAGIACFDQDVFLNAVGGVKINEPAADLAIILAMLSSFRNRPLPEKMVAFGEIGLSGEVRPVARGQERLKEAEKLGFKRAVVPKANLPRNPKEFLGLQIFGVSSLQEAVEVCRNSEE from the coding sequence ATGGCAAAAGCACCGAAAACCGTTTACCAATGCAGCGAATGCGGCGGTACCACCCCGAAATGGCAGGGCAAATGCCCGCATTGCGGCGAGTGGAATACCTTGCAGGAAAGCCTTGCCGCGCCCGAACCGAAAAACGTGCGCTTCCAATCGTGGGCGGCAGATACCGCGCAGGTGCAGGATCTTTCCAAAGTAACGGCCACCGAAGTGCCGCGCGAACCGACCGGCATGGGCGAACTCGACCGCGTATTGGGCGGCGGTTTGGTGAGCGGCGCGGTGATTCTGCTCGGCGGCGACCCCGGTATCGGCAAATCGACGCTGCTCCTGCAAACCATAGCGATGATGGCGAAAAACCGCAAAGTGCTGTATGTATCCGGCGAGGAATCCGCCCAACAAGTCGCCCTGCGGGCGCAACGCTTGGGCTTACAAAGCGAAGGCGTGAACCTGCTGGCGGAAATCCGCATGGAAGCCATTCAGACGGCCTTAAAACAACACGAACCCGCCGTGGTGGTGATTGATTCGATTCAAACCATGTATTCCGACCAAATCACTTCCGCACCCGGCTCGGTATCGCAAGTGCGCGAGTGTGCCGCGCAGCTCACCCGCATAGCCAAGCAGATGGGCATTGCCATGATTTTGGTCGGCCACGTTACTAAAGACGGTGCCATCGCCGGCCCGCGCGTGCTCGAGCATATGGTCGATACCGTACTCTATTTCGAGGGCGACCAGCATTCCAACTACCGCATGATACGCGCCATCAAAAACCGTTTCGGCGCAGCCAACGAGCTGGGCGTTTTCGCCATGACCGAACACGGCTTGAAAGGCGTGTCCAACCCTTCGGCGATTTTTCTCGCCAGCTACCGCGACGACGTGCCCGGCTCGTGCGTGCTGGTCACGCAAGAAGGCAGCCGCCCGCTGTTAGTAGAAATTCAGGCATTGGTTGACGACGCACACGGCTTTACGCCCAAACGCCTTACCGTCGGCCTCGAACAAAACCGCCTTGCCATGCTGTTGGCCGTGTTGAACCGCCATGCCGGCATCGCCTGCTTCGACCAAGACGTATTCCTGAACGCCGTAGGCGGCGTAAAAATCAACGAACCCGCCGCCGACCTTGCCATCATTCTTGCCATGCTCTCCAGCTTCCGCAACCGCCCGCTGCCCGAAAAAATGGTGGCCTTCGGCGAAATCGGCTTAAGCGGCGAAGTCCGCCCCGTAGCACGCGGGCAGGAGCGTTTGAAGGAAGCGGAAAAACTCGGCTTCAAACGCGCCGTCGTGCCTAAAGCCAATCTGCCGCGCAACCCGAAAGAATTTCTCGGCTTACAGATTTTCGGCGTGAGCAGTTTGCAGGAAGCGGTAGAGGTGTGCAGGAATAGTGAAGAATGA
- the rpsR gene encoding 30S ribosomal protein S18 yields MARQSFKRRKFCRFTAEKIQEVDYKQVDLLKDFISENGKIIPARITGTKAGYQRQLSVAVKRARFLALLPYTDQHK; encoded by the coding sequence ATGGCTCGTCAATCATTCAAACGTAGAAAATTCTGCCGTTTTACGGCCGAAAAAATCCAAGAAGTCGATTACAAACAAGTTGATTTGCTGAAAGACTTCATTTCTGAAAACGGTAAGATCATCCCTGCCCGTATCACCGGTACTAAAGCAGGTTACCAACGTCAACTGTCTGTTGCGGTTAAACGTGCCCGTTTCTTGGCACTGCTGCCTTACACCGACCAACATAAATAA
- a CDS encoding AzlD family protein produces the protein MISWVSFTVVMGMLAATYSTRLIGFFMLRNRTLSPRAAAVMDAAPGCVLVAVIAPYFASSKPHELVALAVTILVASRWGMLPTVLIAVVSAAVLGRWMS, from the coding sequence ATGATTTCGTGGGTGTCGTTTACTGTGGTGATGGGGATGTTGGCGGCAACTTATTCGACCCGTTTAATCGGTTTTTTTATGCTGCGTAACCGCACGCTAAGCCCGCGTGCTGCAGCAGTAATGGACGCTGCGCCGGGCTGTGTGCTGGTTGCGGTGATCGCTCCGTACTTTGCATCCAGTAAACCCCACGAACTGGTGGCTTTGGCTGTTACGATATTAGTGGCGAGCCGTTGGGGAATGCTGCCAACGGTGTTGATTGCAGTGGTATCGGCGGCTGTATTGGGACGTTGGATGAGTTAA
- a CDS encoding AzlC family ABC transporter permease, with product MNTAVSPQSEFWRGAKDCLPVIIGMLPFALILGVQGGQKGMSPLEMSMMTGLNFAGGSEFAAVGLWADPLPVLLIITVTFMINTRHILMGAALTSYLKDVPMKKALPALFFMTDESWALSMADIHRRKQLGLPAFSLPYYMGTALSLYVVWVLATGTGAVVGPAFGDVALLGFGMAFPAVFLVLLRGLWKGWKAAVPWLVSLVVAVSVYLGIDGAWYVPAGALAGLLAAYWGGRGK from the coding sequence ATGAATACGGCCGTTTCTCCGCAATCCGAATTCTGGCGCGGGGCTAAAGACTGTTTGCCTGTGATTATCGGTATGCTGCCTTTTGCTTTGATTTTAGGCGTACAGGGCGGGCAGAAAGGCATGAGCCCGCTGGAAATGTCGATGATGACGGGGCTGAATTTTGCCGGCGGCTCGGAATTTGCCGCGGTGGGGCTGTGGGCGGATCCGCTGCCGGTGCTGCTGATTATCACGGTAACGTTTATGATCAACACCCGCCATATTCTGATGGGCGCGGCTTTAACGTCGTATCTAAAAGATGTGCCGATGAAAAAAGCGCTGCCTGCTTTGTTTTTTATGACCGACGAAAGCTGGGCTTTGAGTATGGCCGATATCCACCGGCGCAAGCAGCTGGGCTTGCCCGCTTTCAGCCTGCCTTATTATATGGGTACGGCATTGTCGCTGTATGTGGTATGGGTGTTGGCAACGGGAACGGGAGCGGTTGTGGGACCCGCTTTCGGGGATGTCGCGTTATTGGGTTTCGGTATGGCTTTTCCCGCCGTGTTTTTGGTGTTGCTGCGCGGTTTGTGGAAAGGATGGAAAGCGGCTGTGCCGTGGTTGGTGAGTTTGGTGGTGGCCGTATCGGTTTATCTCGGCATCGACGGTGCTTGGTATGTGCCTGCCGGAGCTTTGGCGGGTTTGCTGGCTGCTTACTGGGGAGGGCGCGGCAAATGA
- the rplI gene encoding 50S ribosomal protein L9 yields the protein MQIILLEKIGGLGNLGDVVTVKNGYARNFLIPSGKAKRATEANMKEFEARRAELEAKQAEILADAKARQEKLNGQTITIAQKAGVDGRLFGSVTNADIAAAVVAAGIQAVKSNVRLPDGPLKAVGEYEVEVALHTDAVATVTVAVVAAAE from the coding sequence ATGCAAATTATTCTGTTAGAAAAAATCGGTGGTTTGGGCAACTTGGGCGACGTGGTTACCGTTAAAAACGGCTATGCCCGCAACTTCTTGATTCCAAGCGGTAAAGCAAAACGCGCTACTGAAGCCAACATGAAAGAATTTGAAGCCCGCCGCGCTGAATTGGAAGCAAAACAGGCTGAAATTCTGGCTGATGCCAAAGCCCGTCAAGAAAAATTGAATGGTCAAACCATCACTATCGCTCAAAAGGCCGGTGTGGACGGCCGCTTGTTCGGTTCCGTTACTAATGCCGATATTGCTGCTGCAGTAGTTGCTGCCGGTATTCAGGCTGTTAAATCAAATGTTCGTTTGCCTGACGGTCCTTTGAAAGCCGTTGGCGAATATGAAGTTGAAGTAGCTCTGCATACCGATGCTGTTGCTACTGTTACCGTAGCGGTTGTAGCTGCTGCCGAGTAA